The Eulemur rufifrons isolate Redbay chromosome 3, OSU_ERuf_1, whole genome shotgun sequence DNA segment AGAGTTTATCCACTCACTGGGTAGCTTTAAAAAGACAGGGAAATTCAGTGTCTTctttgcaaatcaataaatagtGAAGAAACACATTTGCTAAGATCTGTAAAAGCAATGGCAGCAGATTGCTGATGGCTGGAGTTAATGAAATGACTCATTTTGGCTATTATAGTTGcacaattaaaatacatatacacactgcACACATCACAGATTATGAGGGTTAATACCCCCGTGTTCCTTCTTTCTTATTGAGCCCTAAAGCTAATATATTAGGAATTAAGAAATTTAAGAGATCCACATTATTGCAATTCTTGATCAGTGATGCCCAAAATTAAATGGTAGTCTCTTGAGAGAGCACATTTCTTTGTAGCATTCCTCTTACCCATTTGTGCTAAAACTGCGGTTGTGAGCAAAAGGCAGTTTCCATGAGCATGTTTTCCCAAAGAGAAACTCATTTGATAAAGCTAAAACATTTTAGACACTTGCTTTGAGTGATGGTTTTCTCATAGTTGTCTAGCTGATGGAGTTTAACGCAGGGAATATAAAATCGGAATACTGAGAAGGAATAAGTCTTGCTTGCAAGGAAAGCCTGCCTTTATCAAACATTCGTTTTTAACAGGCTCCAAGGGACGTTGGAGAACGTAACTAGTGGTTAGTTAGGAGGGTATGAATGTGCGCGAGGGGAGGGACGAAACCAAGAATCCTCTGGGTCTTTTATGTCCTTCTATGTTTTGTGTAGAAACTGATGTTTTTGCTTTACCTTCCGTGGTCTGACCTTCCTCTTCACCTTATTTTTCTCACACATTCAGCCTTTGAGGTCTCTTCACTTATAAATGGACCCGATTTAAGAACTCTTAATACTGTCGGTAAAACTTGTCTGTGTGGTCCTGAATTTAGCCGCACACTTGTTTAGGAGTGTTGGTTCTTGTTCTCTGTTTGTATGGTTTGGTATGAAcacaattataatttaaaaaccattGCTCAGACACGCAGGACTACCAAGAAAACTCCGTTTTCCTATGCACGGCTGCTGCGCAGGCGCAACTCGCAGCCCCCGTGACGCACGCGCAGGCTTTGTGACGCATCGCGTAGGCTTTGTGACGCAACGCGCAGCCTCTGGCGTCGCACCGCGCGCCCCTGCAGCCCCGCCCAGGGCCGCGCAGCCGTACCTCGCACCGACTCGCAATCGCAGCCGCCGCCGCGCCGTTACGGCGAGCGCCTAGCCCGCCCACTGGAGTCCTCGCCGGTACCGCTGTCCGGTGATATGTTGCAAAAACCGAAGAGCCGGGGCCGCACTAGCGCCCAGGACGAGAGGGGCAGAGACGGGAGCCGCGACGGAGACACCCGAGCTTCCAGAGGCGGCGTCGCCGACGAGGCCCCGAGCACGTCCCGCGGGCCCGGCGGCTCGCAGGAGGCCCTGGGGACCTCGTCTCCGGGCGCCCGCCAGGCCCGGGCCGCCCCCGCGGTGGGGCCCAGGACCCAGAGGCAGCTGGAGCTGAAGGTGGCCGAGCTGGTGCAGTTCTTGCTGATTAAGGACCAGAAGAAGATTCCGATCAAGCGAACCGACATACTGAAGCACGTTATTGGAGACTACAAGGACATCTTCCCGGACCTTCTCAAACTGGCTTCCGAGCGCCTCCAGTACGTCTTTGGGTACAAGCTGGTGGAACTTGAACCCAAAAGCAACACCTACATCCTGATCAACACCCTGGAACCCGTGGAGGAGGATGCCGAGGTGAGAGGTGATCAAGGTACGCCCACCACTGGCCTCCTGATGATTGTTTTAGGGCTCATCTTTATGAAGGGCAACACCATCAAAGAGACTGAAGTCTGGGACTTTCTGCGGCGGTTAGGGGTGTACCCCACCAAGAAGCATTTAATATTTGGGGACCCAAAGAAACTCATTACTGAAGACTTTGTGCGACAGCGTTACCTGGAGTACCGGCGGATACCCCACACTGATCCTGTAGACTACGAATTCCAGTGGGGTCCCCGAACCAACCTGGAAACGAGCAAAATGAAAGTTCTTAAATTTGTGGCCAAAGTTCATAATCAAGACCCCAAGGACTGGCCGGCGCAGTACTGTGAGGCTTTGGCAGATGAGGAGAAGCGGGCCAGACCTGAGGCTAgtggctcagccccagccccagccccagccccatcctCTTGAAATCTGAAAAGGATTCAGAGGAACTCCTGGGACAAGGGTCTGAGACCCAAAAGCACAATGCTGTACAGATAGGGGAAGGGGGACCCTAGGAAGCATATTTCTCTAGTGCTTAAATGTGTGTAGCTTTAAGATGTGTTTGCAAAGATTTGTTCTTTTAATACTGTGTTGTTATTCGGTTCCAAGTTTTCATTTACAAACAGATTAGGGGAgcatttacttttactttttttggtataaaaattTGCTAGCTTAGTAAACGAATTGGAAAACTACTGTGATCTGGAACCGTTTATGTAAGAAAGAACACATAAGTAAATGTTTTGGTGCTGAGAATATAAAAGCAAAGTAGCTATTACCTGGTTTCTTAACTACCATAGTttgtaaagcaaaataaaagtcttcataaaattaagaataaaaatgtaattgtctATATTCTTATTACCTTAactattttacttttctgtatttcctgtgTAAGCATTATGCATGGTTACAAGTAATTAACGTAATGTATTTTCTCCAAATAACAATTTTCAGTATTCATAATTATTCAGGTCTGTTGCTGACCACTTAGTTCcatttagttttttcatttttttctttttactactatagttattataataaataccGTATTTTTGAAGCAGTTAAGCATTGTGTTTTAAATTGTGGGTTACGGGAAAATTTCATGACTCAAAAACAgcctctttaaaaaaagttttcccaCTTAAGGTAAATGTTTTGGAAAAGTTGTTTTACTTGTGTATATGTTTGCctatctatacatacacacaagaGGATTCCTTCCAATCAAGTggatggaaatatatatatatgtctgggAATcaagactgcctgggttcagatcctaGCTCCACTGTAACTTGTAAAGGAATTTAGGTAGGTCCCTTAGCTTGTATACAGACATTCCCTGACCTGTGAAGTGGGCTGATGGTGCCTATATTTTGTGTGCCAGTGTGATAATTAGATGTGGCAGTTTACGTAAAGTTCTTGGCATAGTCGTTGGTGTGGAGGatttttgttccttaaaattttttcaagtgTGTTTCTTATTCTTTGTCTGGAggtgctactttttttttttaaacttttctttaattttctagtCCTAAATCACTCCTAGAAGAACAATTACTGGTTCAAAAGTTATGACTGTATTCTTCTAGTCTGACTCCATTGTGCAGTTTTAttgagaaaatgtgatatatggtGAGTTCAGCCCATCTAAGAGTAGGAAAGTTAGATAGAAGAGCTTTGAGAGAGCATTGTAATATAGTGAAAAGTGTATGGGTTTTGAGGTTGCCAGACAAATGAATTTGAATATGGCTCATGCTAACTTGTCAGCATGGTGATTTAGAGGTAGGTTTTAAGCTCTCTGAATCTCAAttactttatctgtaaaatggggaaaatagtaACTATATCATAGTTTTATGGATTAAATGAGCCAGGAGAAAAGCATTCATAGTCTCATGTATTCCTCCATAACATGTAGCAAATGCTGTTTGTAGAGGTTCAACACACAGAAGTAAAAGGGTggagaacctgtggccttaaggccacatatgGCCCTCCAAATCTCCAAGTGCAGACCCTGTACCAATCCAAACTTcatagaacaaatccctttattaaaagaatttgttctgtaaggcagcactcaaggatccagaaggccacatgtggccctgaggccacaggtatgtaatttgcatttatttcatcagtgGACTATAGTTGGTCTTAGAGA contains these protein-coding regions:
- the NSMCE3 gene encoding non-structural maintenance of chromosomes element 3 homolog gives rise to the protein MLQKPKSRGRTSAQDERGRDGSRDGDTRASRGGVADEAPSTSRGPGGSQEALGTSSPGARQARAAPAVGPRTQRQLELKVAELVQFLLIKDQKKIPIKRTDILKHVIGDYKDIFPDLLKLASERLQYVFGYKLVELEPKSNTYILINTLEPVEEDAEVRGDQGTPTTGLLMIVLGLIFMKGNTIKETEVWDFLRRLGVYPTKKHLIFGDPKKLITEDFVRQRYLEYRRIPHTDPVDYEFQWGPRTNLETSKMKVLKFVAKVHNQDPKDWPAQYCEALADEEKRARPEASGSAPAPAPAPSS